In the genome of Epinephelus fuscoguttatus linkage group LG4, E.fuscoguttatus.final_Chr_v1, the window GTCatacaaataaatgtatgtgtatatatatatatatatatatatatatatatatatgaacaaattcactggccactttattaggtacaccttgctagtaccaggttggaccccttttgccttcagaactgccttaattctttatgtcatagattcaacaaggtgctggaaacattcctcagagatttttgtccatattgacatgatagcatcacaaaGTTGTTGCACAATgcgaatctcccgttccaccacatcccaaaggtgctctattggattgagatctggtgactgtggaggccattggagtacagtgaactcattgtcatgttcaagaaaccagtttgagatgatttgagctttgtgacatggcatgttatcctgctggaagtagccattagaagatgggtacactgtggtcattatgggatggacacggtcagcagcaatactcaggtaggctgtggtgtttaaaccatgctcagttggtactaaggggcccaaagtgtgccaagaaaatatcccccacaccattacaccaccaccaccagcctgaaccgttgacacaaggcaggatggatccatgctttcatgccGTTTACACCagattctgaccctaccatctgaatgtggcagcagaaatccagactcatcagaccaggcaacgtttttccaatcttctattgtccagttttggtgagcctgtgtgaattgtagcctcagtttcctgttgttagctgacaggagtggcacctggtgtggtcttctgctgctgtagcccatctgcttcaaggttcgacgtgttgttggttcagagacggtcttctgcagaccttggttgtaacgagtggttatttgagttactgttgcctttctatcatcttgaaccagtctgaccattctcctctgacctctggcatcgaGAACTGACGCTCAATGGATATTTTCTTGGACCATTttctgttatatatatatatatatatatacatatatatatatatatatatacatatatatatatatatgtacatacatacataaaggTAATCGAAAAGTGATGGCCAGAATCACATTTTTTGTATCATTTATATTCTGTTAGATGCAGCTGGTGTAAATACCAGAAATTCTGGTCATTGTTCTCAGTGTGTACACACTCTCAATAAGAAGGAGAGCTGAGCAATATCAGCAGGACAGCCATTGTATTTATGCAGTATGAGTATTGATTAGACGTGTCATGCAAAGAGACGAGTCTGTTGTTTCTATGGCTGCGAAAGCTAATTCCCATTGGTTACCTTTAAGTGGTGTGAAGGCAGATCCTCAGAGAGGGTTTGTGGGAAAAGGAGTCAAGAGCTGGTTGCTGCAATTACACTCCAAGTGAATGAGAAATGCATGCATCATTCTATACAGGCACATTTGTTAGTCCTTTCTGATTCATACCAGGCTACATTGTTACTGCATTATAAAAATGCACCAGGTTGTCAACAGAGTCACAGTTGTCAACAGTGTACTTCCTTATTAAATCCAAAAACACTGATGTTCTCAGGAAGAAGTTTGCAGGGATTTAAGTAGTTGAATTGGCAACACGGTGACTAATGACAAGTCGGTGAGATTGTTTCCATAATTTAACATGTGTTGTAAGAGTGACCGACCTGATTAATAGAATGTATGTGGATCATGTGAATTGACATGATGCTATCTATTGATGTGATGTGCAAGATGTTATGCTTTTTCTGTGCTGCCTAACAGCTGTATGACATCACTCACAGAGTTTCTTTGTATGCTTGGCTTCAGTGTGAATTGTTTCTGTTTCATACACCAGAAATTAATTCAGAAATGTTGCAGATCTCGCTCTTCAATTGTCTGCAGTCCTGCTAATCTGGGTCATGCTTTAGTTCCCTCCGCCAGACAAAGAGACAGCTGGCAGTTCATAATCTGTTAGGACAAAAGTTTGAAAATGCATTCTTTTCTTAATCTCATTTTCCTTATCTCTTTCCATCTAATTCCTTCACTGCACTACGTAAATCCAATTTTGCTGCTTTCATTGTCAGTGTGGGGACGcattgttttgctttgtaaatCAACTTCATCTTTTCTGCTGCCATAATTTGGATTGCTGATTCATTGTTTATCTCTGTTCGAGGTTTGATCGCTTGAAAAGGAGGATGAGTAAATAGTGGAGGAAGATACAGGGATTCCTTATCCAGGATAGTCCAAACTGCGCAGCATATTTTTCATGGTCATATTATTGATGGAATTTTACCTGCAAAAAGACATTGTGCTTGTGTGAACAATAAGAGTAAACATTTGAGGCCCAGCCCAAACCCCAGTATCCAGGGGCATGCTCTCCTAGGGAGATTTTTCCCATTTTCAGTGGCTATATGCACTATTTTCCAAACCATTTGAGACAATGCAGTGCCTATAAATCTGTACATCATTTCGGAAAGACATGATAGTTGCCaagaaaattttttttttgtagagcTAACATCCTGTTTTGTATCTATCATTATCTAGCTGTCTTTATCATTCCAAATACATTCATTTTctataaccgcttatcctgtaaggtgtcgtgggggggctggagcctatcccagctgacattggtcgagaagcagggtacaccctggacagatcgccagactatcgcagtgCTGATACATGGACAGACAACCATATATTCATATTAaagattaaatgttttaaatttttaagATTCTACAGATTTATCAATTATGTATGTGCTTATATGACAATGTAAGGGGGGGCTGAACATGATAAGCTCTGCTTCCTTCAGCCCCTTCTCGAACTTGCACGTTATCAgtgtgccattttttttttaatttttttttttttatcacatttactGCCTGTTTTTATGCTTGTGCTTGTTtgagacaaataaaaatcaaatcaaatcaaatcaaatcaaatcaaaaccattcacactcacactttccgccaatttaaagtcaccatttaacctgtgggaggaagctttagtactgggttcgaaccaggaaccctcttactgCGGTAACAGTACTAACcgctgcaccaccatgccattCTGAAACCATAACACCACAAATGTCGAGGATGACTAATTTTCCCTCCTGTCATCTAAAAATAGGCAAAAATTGTCTAATACTACTATTTTTAAGATACATAACACAAGTAGTGTAGgaatttggcataaacagcATTACTCATCTTGAAACCTACGCTGGAGTAGAGTTTACAGAGGAATATTTAGTTGACCAATCTGCTACATTTGAATCAATGCCAAAATAATCTGGGCTGCTTTAATTGCAAATCAAACATTCCAAACAATGCCAACTAAATGCAGTCTTCTATACTCTGAATTAAATATTAAGCCAAAAGAGGATCAACTCAAATAGTATAGCAGTCCTTCCAGGATTTTGCTGTctctttttggggttttttttgcagcctgaaatgcctgatttcatgccagcttttctaaaaaattgTGATGCATGTTACTCTGTTTTTAGCCGTTTCTTCGTCATGAAATTGTGGGGTCAAGTGAAAACTGAAATATCAGTCACAGTGCTGTCTCGAATTTGGTGCCTATTGTTATGTGGATTtggtgtttcccacagaattggAATTCATTTGTGATGGTAGAAGAGGTATGGGGGCAACTGCTGTCGCTGCTGTTCAGCATAGCACTGGCGTAGCAGATCTCCCTGTTAGcgcaagctaacacagcagcaatgGCTAACATCCTACACCAAGCTGTTAAACGGTTACAACGATCTCTCACCAACAAAAAGAGCTGAGAAAATCAATATGCTGCGCGAAGTTCCACAATCAAATGAGATTTCCCCTGTTTTAAGCAGTCAGATTTGTGGTAAAGTTgtggtgattggacaaaattgcaaggtcgtGCAGAATTCATGACGTTAGCCTTGCGATAGCCTGGCATCCTTTCCAGGGTGTACCACACCTCTTGCTCCACCCTCCCTGTGAAACAgtataagcagttacggaaaatgaatgaatggctgAATTTGTGTTAGTTTTTGTGACTGCAACATCCAGCATAGTAAGATAAACAACTTGGCTGTATATTGTTATGAATGGCACAAATATCAgagtattttaaaaacataaaagattgAAGAGTTTTGAGATAATACTCGGGGCCGGAGCTCCACAACACCCCCCTTTTTGGCCAAACAAACATTATACTGTACCATAGTCAAGTGTTTAGTACAAGGTTTTAATTCCTAACAAATTAAATCCGCCATAAAGGAATGTGATTTTCAGCCTGGTGTGTGATCCCTGTCACATTTGCCTGGACCCCTGCGTGGAAACACATTCTTTCTCCACCCGCAGGCTTTTGCTGCTTGGAATTTAAATTTTGTAATTGAAGAATTAATGGAGTCAGTAATCACGCAATTAATCAGTAGTTACAGTAATAGCCTGCTCCTTCTTAAGTGAAGAGCTTTCTGTTGCAGTGTAGCCTGTGTgttaaacatactgtacaaaaGCAGAAAATACTGTAATCCCACAACAGCACTCATGTAGTTGATTTATTCGGTTCAGAAATCAGCTGTCATGCTATTACTGTTACacttctgcgtgtgtgtgtgtgtcagcacatTGTAGTAGTCTCGTAATTTTTCCACTTCACCTTTAAGCTGCCTTATGTTCATACATGCCTTCAGTATTTGAAGAGCAaagctgaaaagaaaaaaaaatctggtctATTCACAGCAATCAGTAtccttttaaaatgtcacacactgcttttgatttttttaaatttttgttaaCTTGTGTCCTGAACTCGCAGCGTCAATGACAATTGACTTGCtgacaataaataacaacatgtCTTTTTGATGACCTTCTTTAAAAATGACAGCTGTTTCACTTTATTCATCGTGCACATCCCGAGAGAGCCCTTGTCTCCGAGAGCTCATGTGATTTCTCTGTGTCTAGATTAAAACCTATTGTGTGACAGTCAGACAGATTTACTGTAGCTATTTGTGGCTCAACAACACATACGGCAGTGTTTATCACTGTCATTTCAGTGCAGGTTGTAACTCTGACACTTTCTGTGTGAagttcacaatttatttttttcccttctacATGTTCACATTGATTTTCTGAATgtgctccagtttcctcccacattCAAAAACATTCAGGTCAGGTAGATTAGAGACTCTATAAATGTTTCTCTTTATCTGTGTTAGCTCTGTGACTCACTTCCGACCTGCCCAGAGTGTTTCCCTGCCGATAACTAAGTAGacgaggagggaaaaaaatccagCTTTCTGTGACAATGATGGAAAATAATATGTAAGGATGAATTCTGACAGCTATATgatcagaaaaaatgttgagaCTGTTATTGGACTACTCAAAAGGTGATGATTTACAGTTCTCATGCCCATCACAGCATTCACTGTAATtactcatatgaggacattacattttgggatTTGCTGTAACACACTTCATTCTCCTTAATTTAGTCTACAGCTAATCTCGACATAAAAGTGGGCAATGTGCAAAACCTGACAGAATGTTAcagttgaaacttgtttatttgtgcttaATAATATCTGCAGTTTAATATTGTAtccaaatttgaccaattttagcaatagtaacaagctaagatgctgttaattaaaaagtactcatttgaggacattgggactttattatcctCCTTAGatcctgtgtcctcatatgaagacatcacattttgggtttacctAACTATATACTTCATTGTGCTTAACTTAGACTTGGtgtcctcgtttgtggacacttcAATACActgatccatgtaaaaacaagatggcagtctgcagccaatcccgacacaaaagtggacaaggtccaaaacctgatcacattttattgatgaaacttgtttatttatgataaataatgtttgttgtctgctatggcaacaaatttgaccaattttagcaacagtaaccagTTCTGCCTGCCCcactgttaattagaaagtacttGTTGAAGACATTCAGACTTCATTGTCATcaagtttgaggacattgggacttattatcattgacaatgtttagttttcatACTtgtcaggtcctactgatcccaaatagctaggagaaattaaaaatgcattacaaacaaaagtttgggtctcaggaggatattgtATTATTGCAGCATTTTATATAAGCCAGTACGGTGTGACAGACTGTTACTACAGACAAAAAGGACATTCCTAGCTTAGAGTGTGGAGCAAGGAAAACTCATACAGAGCtagaaaatgaacaaatcacAAGGCTTCTGCAATTTAGTTTAGCACAGTCATGTTAAGGTATTGAAACGAACAGTGACCCTTAAGCCATAGAGTTACAAAATATTgccttgttttcagttttgttgttgcACAAATGTTTAGGCATTGGAATAAACTGGTTCATACTTAAATACACACTTGTGACAATTTGAAATAAACCCactgtcctcatatgaggacatcattttttttctctcaaaaacTACTAACTGTTCAAAGACAATGATTcgtttttttatacttatcaagTCCTACTAATCCCAAATATCTTGGAGACATTGAAagtgcataccaaacaaaagctggggtctcaggaggataatcTACTCTTCGACAATACGTTTGCGAAAGTTTAATTCACCCCCATTAACATCAATAGGTACCGTGTTGTTGTTTAGAACGTGTGTACTTGTGACCCCCATAAAAACATGGAAGCAGCAAATTTTCAttagaatgcaggaaattaagtgtttgatgctcaaaatttcctgGTGGAGGACCCCTAAAACCCGTTTCATATGTGCGTCCCCCAATGCTGAAAtaaaacctacgcccttgtaCCATGGTGACATACCTGAACACTGAAGCTAATTAGAATGTTAGTAGTGTAACAAGCTATCTCGTTATAGATCTGTATTTCCACAGAAGGGCTAGATTCTGAAATTTAATACTTGAACCCCTCTATAAATTTGTTCTAGAAACTAATTCTTCTTGGCTGTCTCCACACCACTCTCAGCCAGAGGAGGGATTGGCTGGGATTTTAATTCAATCAGAAGCCCCATCTTAATAATTTAGATATACTATATGGTATGGTGCTCACTTAGTAGTAATTTATGACTGATAAGGAGTGTCCTTATGAATTTAATTACTGCATCAGGGTCATTTATGTATATGTATTCTGGTCACTTATAAAACTTACGGTTTAAATTTCACCTCCATGTTTTTGCTTTCCAGGTTAAAGTTTTATTTCTAGCTTTCCTTCCTCAAGTtgcattgtttttttgctgtcttgtttttgagCTTGTCTTTTACACTGTATGAATGGCACCTTTTTTAAACCATAGCTCACTGTGCAACCATGACAGCTTTGAGGAATATCGGTTTTATCGAGTCGAAAACAGGAAGATAGCATACGCCGAATCAATTAAATAAACATCTGTCATTTAGTCATACTCCATAGCTGCCATAGCATCGTCTCTCTTGCGCACAGTAAGTCTTAATCAAAGAATACGTTGTTTGTATTTCCACAGTTTCCTCTGGTGTAGTACATAAAGAGTTACACAAACAAATTCCCCGGTTCCATTTTGGCTTGCTTGTTTGACATTCCAGTCACATACGTGCCTTTGAGGAACTGTGAGTTGTAATCAGACGTTTCCAGATATCTCGACTCGATTGAAGGACTGGTGGGTGGCGAGCTTCCTTATTATTTATGTCTCCCGAGTCTCAAATATAAATCACAAAACACAGCAGTCGTAGCTGCTTttcttccctcccttcctcctcccgCAGAGATACAGCACAGAAGTTGGCGGCTtcattgtgattttattttatgtgactGAGATGGAGAGTGTGTGGAGGACAGAGCGCCCAGAAACAGAGATGGATATAAGGCACTCTATCAAGGTtgcaagtttgtgtgtgtgtgtgtgggtgtgtgtatatgttgtTATTAGTGgctacaaagatacacaaacCTGAAGGATATTTTTAGGCGAAAAACTTCAAATgctccttttttgttgttgtttttcagagtaTTTTAGTGCATATTATTAGATGTGAGAATCTCAACATGATCAATTATCTAATGTAtctcttctcttttctgtctctcattCCAGTGAGCCCAAATCCTCATTCCAAAGAGTGGAAGACCAGTCAATGAATTATGAATGTTAAACAAGATGACCtcctctcagcagcagcagatgatgcGAGGTCCTAGGTGGAACCGGGCCTTGTCCGACCCTTTGTTTGTGCTGCTTCTGGCCCTCCAGCTGCTGGTGGTGGCAGGGCTGGTACGTGCTCAGACGTGCCCTTCTGTCTGCTCCTGTAGCAACCAGTTCAGCAAAGTCATCTGCACGCGGCGAGGCCTGCGGGATGTCCCTGATGGCATCTCCACCAACACACGCTACCTGAATCTGCAAGAAAATCTCATTCAGGTCATAAAGGTGGACAGCTTCAAGCACCTGAGACATCTGGAGATCCTGCAGCTGAGCAAAAACCACATACGCAAAATTGAGCTTGGGGCCTTCAATGGACTGGCCAGTCTCAATACCTTGGAGCTTTTTGATAACCGCCTCACCACTATCCCAAACGGGGCATTTGAGTACTTGTCCAAACTAAAGGAGCTTTGGCTGAGGAATAACCCCATAGAGAGCATTCCCTCCTATGCTTTCAACAGAGTGCCCTCATTACGGCGGTTGGACCTTGGGGAGCTCAAACGGCTCTCCTACATATCTGAGGGGGCCTTTGAAGGGCTGAGCAATCTACGCTACTTAAATCTGGGAATGTGCAATCTGAAGGAAATTCCCAACCTTATTCCCCTGGTGAAGCTGGATGAACTGGAGATGTCAGGGAACCAGCTAACTGTCATCCGACCTGGCTCTTTTAAAGGGCTCATCCATTTGCAGAAGCTATGGATGATGCATGCCCAGATCCAGACCATAGAAAGGAACTCTTTCGATGACCTGCAGTCACTAGTGGAGCTCAATCTAGCCCATAACAACCTTACCCTCTTGCCCCATGATCTCTTCACTCCTTTACATCACCTGGAGAGGGTGCACTTGCACCACAACCCGTGGAATTGTAACTGTGACATCCTCTGGCTAAGCTGGTGGCTTAAGGAAATGGTACCAGCAAACACCAGCTGCTGTGCGCGCTGCAGCTCACCAACCCACCACAAGGGACGATACATTGGCGAGCTGGACCAGAACTACTTTCACTGTTATGCTCCTGTTATTGTGGAGCCTCCCGCAGACCTAAATGTGACAGAGGGAAGTGCTGCGGAGTTGAAATGCAGAGCCAGCTCCTTGACCTCAGTAAGCTGGATTACACCCAATGGTTCCATCATGACACACGGTGCTTACAAGGTCAGAATCTCCGTGCTGAATGACGGCACTCTGAACTTCACCAATGTTACCATGCAGGACACGGGCACGTACACATGTATGGTCAGTAATTCTGCaggtaacacaacagcatctgcCACACTCAATGTGTCCTCAACAGAGAACAGCAGCTTTAGCTACTTCAccacagtgacagtggaaaCCATAGAAACGCCACATAATGAAGGCTTCACCACCGCAGTGCAACAGAAGGTAGGCCCCACTCCCTCTGCTGGTATGTGGGAGTCTGTTTCACCCACCTCTACAACTACCACCACAGTCCGGACCCCAGTCTCCACCCGCGCCACAGAGAAGACTTACACAATCCCTGTCACGGAGCTGGGTGGGGAGGGCTCGCTGAACGGCTTGGATGAGGTAATGAAGACGACCAAGATCATCATTGGCTGCTTCGTTGCAATCACACTCATGGCAGCGGTCATGCTGATTATCTTCTACAAGATGCGCAAACAGCACCACCAGCAGAACCACCACGCGCCCACACGCACCATTGAGATCATCAATGTGGACGAGGACTGTGTAACAGGAGGCCCGGGCATGGAGGGCCACCTGACCCTGCCTCCTCTTGAGCACGAGCACCTCAACCATTATAACACCTATAAGACTGCATACAACCATGCCTCCACTATCAACTCCATACACAGCTCAGCGCACGAACCTTTGTTAATCCGGGCCAGCTCAAAAGACAATGTACAAGAGACCCAAATCTAATACTTTTTTCAAACTGAGACATTATAAAACTGATGGaattacataaaaacattaCTGACAGGACATTACTGACATTTGGTTGTGAGGACTGTGGCTCACACATGGAGGAACAGACTCGTGTGTTTGGCAAATCAGTGGCTGGTGATGTTTATTCAATGACTTTGGGAATTAGGGTATGTCTACTGTTTCAAAAAGTGTCTTTACAAAACAgaagttatttatttaagaaaaaactATCGTGGTTAAATCAAGAAAAAACTGTATTCTGCAATTATTTTTTCAGCacttaattcatgttttgtttttgattttttccttcctctcatTTCACGGGATTGGTTTACTAATATGCTTTCAAACTCTGTTTGAAGACATCTGTTGAAGAAAAACTCCCGAAGCAAattattgttctttttttggTAAACTGCAGTGTTTGGATCAGATGAGATAGTAACCTCGTTTCTCCCATGTATCAAAGGAATCTAGAGCACATTAGTGATTTTCTCCAGCTGTGGATTAAGTGATGAAATCTTTTGTGACCATCTGTAACTGAGATGAATTGAACACTTGTTCATTATTTTACAGTGAGTGACAGAACTGTCAGTAACGAAATTTGATCATAATTCACTGTTTAATTATATCTGTCACATACATATTAGCCACTCTCTGCTCTGTCATCAATAGACTGAGGATCTTAAGTGAGGGGAATATGTCCTGCTGTTGTAAAAGTTGAGCCTCACTTTTAGAAGTGTATTTTAGTTAAATTAAATTCTACTGATTAACTATGAAAGAAACTtacatttgtctttgtgttcCTAATGTAAATGCAAAATTTGATCCCTAATCGCCACTTGTTTTGACTCAAGTTCCCAGATTCTCTGAGACGTCGCCTAATGATTATGAGAACATTCCAGAAATTGCATTACGACCAATTTAGATTCTGAGGGTCACAATCAGGAGCAGCATTAATGGGTACTTAAGAATCTGCATAATTGTGATTGAAAAATAGGCAAGTCTTGTGAAGAATGTAGATGATCTACAACTCTGGCAAACGTCCACTGCCTCCAAATACTTCCAATGTATCATGGCCTCATCTTTACCTTACGCTGCTTTGTACAGTGGCATATGAAGATGATTGCTTTGAAGCCCCCCGTTTTTCATGCTGGGACCCTTTACAGCATCTGCAGTACTGCAGGACTGAGTGCTGTCAGAAGCAGACTGATGAGCTGAGGAAAGAGCTTAAACCTTTATACAGCTGTCTGAGCACATTGCCTGTCATCTGCGTGCCACATTTCCACATGGGCAGTGCCTGGCAGCCCCAGATTCACACCCTGCCCCTGCCAACCACAGGACTTGGCCCTGAGCGGTGGGGCTTATGCTGTGAGAGGCTTTAGGGGTGAATGTGTGGGATCGGGCATCAACCAGATGTTTGGGCTGCAcctgcctctctccctctccctttgCGACAACACAATTTCCATTTTAATTGATGTGCCCATGGGCTTTGGATGAACACAGCACTGCAGGCGCCCATACCCTGGAAACCATTTCAAAGTCCCCACCGTGAAAAATGGCGGCAGGCACCATAAATGCAGATGTTAGGCCGACATTTGTCAAGTCCAGTGCTTAGGGAGATGCCCAGGGTTTAATTTTAGGAAGTAAGGGCAGTTTTTGCTCCACTGACAGTAAAATAAACGAAGGGTTAGGCCAATGTCAAACTTAagtcagtttgtgttttcataCCGATGTGTTGCAGTAAGTAAATACAGAGAGAAGAATTCCTCTTAAAGAAAAACTGCTGTTAGCAGTAGTGGTATGTAATTTCTGTGGAGTAACCTTAAAGCTGGAAGTGGCACTCCACCCAAAATTCACAGCATCTTGCAAGTTTAAAACATTCATCTCCTATTAAAGGCTTAGATTAATGGTGGTTACAGTAGATTCAAATGGAGGCGTAAAtggttttcacagcaaaaatagAGTTTTAACACATCCACTTAAACTTCTCAAATTACTCCCGCTGCATAATTATCAACTCTGCTGTCCATCTGTAGgctcagtttatttttaaacaggCACATTTCACCATTTGGCTGCAACACAACACATCAGCGTCCACTTCCTGTCCTCCTACTGGTCAAAACCACTCCAAATTATACTAGCAAGCCTTACTGTGAACTTCCTAAAACAAAGTATGAACAGCTGGATAAGAGTTTGACAAGAGTTCACCATCCCACTTTGGAGAATAaggacaaataaacaaaataacatgatTATAAACCTTTTACAGCCACTTAAAGCCGACATGGAGTGAGTGCTTACCAatcaaaaagacagaaaagacaagTAAGCTACTTCCCATAGTTCAATGCATCAGCAATTTTCAGGTAGGGAGAATGAATAAGATACAGTAGCTATCTCAGTATCTCATGACTAAGATATGAAAAAgagaattaaattaaacaacaaGATAATGATCCAAAGCCCCTTTCCCATGAGACTAATATTACCTGGGGTCCTCTTATGATTTGTAATACAATAATTGCATAGATTGTGTATGTTAATAATCTATGTCTATTATCTGTTAAGCAAAAACTCGTATTACCTTCTGTAATTCACCTAATATAGAGATCATTTGATTAATAAGTCTGGTGTGAAACAGCgtcatgttatttattttttatccccacagttttctccctctgtcaggGTACTGATTAAAGAAGCTGTAGTGGGAATTATTAATGGAGTACAAATGTAGGAGGTTATTGGTACGGAGACCTACTGGATGTTTCAGGATAATTTGATGATCAAAATAATTGTGGAGATTTGTtgaattaattgatttattcaCTTTCAATGTGCTGCACAAAACACTCAGATGGGGGTGGGTAGATCTTAAATAACAGGAGGTCCCCAGATAATTTTAGTCCAGACAGAATCAGATAATTGATCACCCCATACATGCTTTCCTTTTTGTCACCCCCTGACACTGTTTATCTCATAATTGCACTTCTGTGGAGTTTGGCACATTTGTAAACCATAGGATGACATGGGTGTGTGTCATTTAGTCTGTGTTTGAGTTCCTAGTGGTGGGATGTGGATCACAATTCTACTCAGTTTATGTAAGAGAGTGTAACCATCCTCCCTTTTTTGCCTTTAGTTGGAAGTAAATTGTCTGAAAATTTAAATGGtaaatttgttgcattttagtcgAGCTGTCTCATGTATGTAAGATatctaaatattttttggtcaatattctttttattttttgttttccacttttttgttctttttttttctttctgagaGGGAATGCTGTTCTAGTGGTAgatttatataaaaatacattttgagaataaaactaaacaaaaacaaaattttttaaattttgattttACATGTGCCAACAACCTGTTCTAAAAGTGAAAAAGAGAAACATGCTGTAAAAGAATAAGAGATTGATTTTCATGTTAGCATTCTTTCATGACCTTTAAAAGATATGGAGATCGATTATAGAGACCAGAGTTTGTAGTTCATACACAAAATATGGTTAAAATAAactattgttg includes:
- the lrrc4ca gene encoding leucine rich repeat containing 4C, genome duplicate a gives rise to the protein MLNKMTSSQQQQMMRGPRWNRALSDPLFVLLLALQLLVVAGLVRAQTCPSVCSCSNQFSKVICTRRGLRDVPDGISTNTRYLNLQENLIQVIKVDSFKHLRHLEILQLSKNHIRKIELGAFNGLASLNTLELFDNRLTTIPNGAFEYLSKLKELWLRNNPIESIPSYAFNRVPSLRRLDLGELKRLSYISEGAFEGLSNLRYLNLGMCNLKEIPNLIPLVKLDELEMSGNQLTVIRPGSFKGLIHLQKLWMMHAQIQTIERNSFDDLQSLVELNLAHNNLTLLPHDLFTPLHHLERVHLHHNPWNCNCDILWLSWWLKEMVPANTSCCARCSSPTHHKGRYIGELDQNYFHCYAPVIVEPPADLNVTEGSAAELKCRASSLTSVSWITPNGSIMTHGAYKVRISVLNDGTLNFTNVTMQDTGTYTCMVSNSAGNTTASATLNVSSTENSSFSYFTTVTVETIETPHNEGFTTAVQQKVGPTPSAGMWESVSPTSTTTTTVRTPVSTRATEKTYTIPVTELGGEGSLNGLDEVMKTTKIIIGCFVAITLMAAVMLIIFYKMRKQHHQQNHHAPTRTIEIINVDEDCVTGGPGMEGHLTLPPLEHEHLNHYNTYKTAYNHASTINSIHSSAHEPLLIRASSKDNVQETQI